In the genome of Leclercia sp. AS011, one region contains:
- a CDS encoding MIP/aquaporin family protein: protein MSETSTLKGQCIAEFLGTGLLIFFGVGCVAALKVAGASFGQWEISVIWGLGVAMAIYLTAGVSGAHLNPAVTIALWLFACFDKRKVVPFIVAQFAGAFCAAALVYGLYYNLFIDFEQTHHMVRGSVESLDLAGIFSTYPNPHINFVQAFAVEMVITAILMGVIMALGDDGNGIPRGPLAPLLIGLLIAVIGASMGPLTGFAMNPARDIGPKAFAFIAGWGDVAFTGGKDIPYFLVPLFGPIVGAALGAFGYRKLIGRHLPCDTCVTEEKDVPSATQQNASL from the coding sequence ATGAGTGAAACATCAACCTTGAAAGGCCAGTGCATCGCAGAGTTCCTGGGTACTGGGTTGTTGATTTTCTTTGGTGTAGGGTGCGTGGCGGCGCTTAAAGTCGCGGGCGCCAGCTTTGGGCAGTGGGAAATCAGCGTGATCTGGGGTCTGGGCGTGGCGATGGCCATCTACCTGACGGCGGGTGTTTCAGGTGCCCATCTTAACCCTGCGGTAACCATCGCGCTGTGGCTGTTTGCCTGCTTTGATAAACGCAAAGTTGTACCCTTTATTGTGGCGCAGTTTGCCGGTGCCTTTTGCGCAGCAGCGTTAGTTTACGGGCTCTATTACAATCTGTTTATCGACTTCGAACAAACTCACCACATGGTGCGTGGCAGCGTCGAAAGTCTCGACCTGGCGGGCATCTTCTCCACCTATCCGAACCCGCACATTAACTTTGTGCAGGCCTTCGCCGTGGAGATGGTGATCACCGCTATTCTGATGGGCGTCATCATGGCGCTGGGTGATGACGGCAACGGCATTCCACGCGGCCCGCTGGCACCGCTGCTGATTGGCCTGCTGATCGCGGTCATCGGCGCATCGATGGGACCGCTGACGGGTTTCGCCATGAACCCGGCGCGTGACATTGGACCGAAGGCCTTCGCCTTTATTGCCGGCTGGGGCGACGTTGCCTTCACCGGCGGCAAAGATATTCCTTACTTCCTGGTGCCGCTGTTCGGCCCCATTGTAGGTGCTGCGCTGGGCGCATTCGGCTATCGTAAGCTGATTGGCCGCCACCTGCCGTGCGACACTTGTGTCACAGAGGAGAAGGACGTTCCCTCTGCCACACAACAAAACGCTTCGCTGTAA
- the tpiA gene encoding triose-phosphate isomerase — protein sequence MRHPLVMGNWKLNGSRHMVNELVANLRKELAGVTGCAVAIAPPDMYLDMAKHAADGSHIVLGAQNVDVNLSGAFTGETSAEMLKDIGAKYIIIGHSERRTYHKESDEFIAKKFAVLKEQGLIPVLCIGETEAENEAGKTEEVCARQIDAVLTTQGASAFEGAVIAYEPVWAIGTGKSATPAQAQAVHKFIRDHIAKADAKVAEQVIIQYGGSVNAANAAELFTQPDIDGALVGGASLKADAFAVIVKAAEAAKQA from the coding sequence ATGCGACATCCTTTAGTGATGGGTAACTGGAAACTGAACGGCAGCCGCCACATGGTAAACGAGCTGGTAGCTAACCTGCGTAAAGAGCTGGCTGGCGTGACTGGCTGTGCTGTTGCGATCGCTCCGCCGGACATGTACCTGGATATGGCTAAACACGCCGCTGACGGCAGCCACATCGTTCTGGGTGCACAGAACGTTGACGTTAACCTGTCTGGCGCGTTCACCGGTGAAACCTCCGCTGAAATGCTGAAAGATATCGGCGCGAAATACATCATCATAGGTCACTCTGAGCGTCGTACCTACCACAAAGAGTCCGACGAATTCATCGCGAAAAAATTCGCGGTGCTGAAAGAGCAGGGTCTGATCCCGGTTCTGTGCATCGGTGAAACCGAAGCCGAAAACGAAGCAGGCAAAACCGAAGAAGTGTGTGCACGTCAGATCGACGCAGTGCTGACCACTCAGGGCGCGAGCGCGTTCGAAGGCGCGGTTATTGCTTACGAGCCAGTATGGGCGATCGGTACCGGCAAATCTGCCACCCCAGCTCAGGCTCAGGCGGTTCACAAATTCATCCGTGACCACATTGCTAAAGCCGACGCGAAAGTGGCTGAGCAAGTGATCATCCAGTACGGCGGTTCCGTAAACGCAGCGAACGCCGCTGAGCTGTTCACCCAGCCAGACATCGATGGCGCGCTGGTTGGCGGCGCATCCCTGAAAGCTGACGCTTTCGCGGTGATCGTTAAAGCAGCAGAAGCTGCAAAACAGGCGTAA
- the fpr gene encoding ferredoxin--NADP(+) reductase: MADWVTGKVKKVEFWTDALFSLTVNAPIHPFTAGQFAKLGLEIDGERVQRAYSYVNAPDNPDLEFYLVTVPDGKLSPRLAALKPGDEIQIVSEAAGFFVLEEIPDCDTLWMLATGTAIGPYLSILEYGKDLERFKNIVLVHAARYAADLSYLPQMLELQKRYEGKLKIQTVVSRETVAGSLTGRVPALIENGELEAAVGLPMTAETSHVMLCGNPQMVRDTQQLLKETRQMTKHLRRRPGHMTAEHYW; the protein is encoded by the coding sequence ATGGCAGACTGGGTAACAGGTAAAGTCAAAAAGGTAGAGTTCTGGACCGATGCGCTATTTAGTCTCACCGTCAATGCGCCCATCCATCCCTTCACCGCCGGGCAATTTGCCAAGCTGGGGCTGGAGATCGACGGTGAACGCGTGCAGCGCGCCTACTCCTATGTCAACGCGCCGGATAACCCGGATCTCGAGTTCTACCTTGTCACCGTTCCCGATGGCAAACTCAGCCCGCGACTGGCGGCCCTCAAACCGGGCGATGAGATCCAGATCGTCAGCGAAGCCGCAGGCTTCTTCGTGCTTGAGGAAATCCCGGACTGCGACACCCTGTGGATGCTGGCGACCGGTACCGCCATCGGCCCGTATCTGTCGATCCTGGAGTACGGGAAAGACCTGGAGCGTTTCAAAAATATCGTGCTGGTACATGCCGCGCGCTATGCCGCTGACCTGAGCTACCTGCCGCAAATGTTAGAGCTGCAGAAACGCTATGAAGGGAAACTGAAAATTCAGACGGTGGTGAGTCGTGAAACGGTGGCCGGTTCACTGACCGGACGCGTACCGGCCCTGATTGAAAACGGTGAACTGGAAGCTGCCGTTGGCCTGCCGATGACCGCAGAGACCAGCCACGTGATGCTGTGCGGCAACCCACAGATGGTGCGCGACACCCAACAGCTGCTGAAAGAGACCCGGCAGATGACCAAGCATCTACGCCGCCGTCCGGGCCATATGACTGCAGAACACTACTGGTAA
- a CDS encoding DUF1454 family protein, whose product MKMWFHLIWLGLTLSCASVSLRAAETSAPATAPYVMPGAPTFDQSISLFREAFNSDNPGLSLNEFRAIDGTRDTPNLTRAASKINENLYASTALERGTLKIKSMQITWLPIQGPEQKAAKAKALEYMSAILRAFTPALTKSQSQQKLQKLLAAGKNKRYYAETEGAVRYVVADNGEKGLTFAVEPIKLALSDTLGGAN is encoded by the coding sequence ATGAAGATGTGGTTTCACCTTATTTGGCTGGGTTTAACACTGTCGTGCGCGAGCGTTTCTCTGCGCGCTGCCGAGACCTCCGCACCCGCGACTGCGCCCTACGTGATGCCGGGCGCGCCGACGTTTGATCAATCCATCAGCCTGTTCCGCGAAGCCTTCAACAGCGATAACCCTGGCCTGTCGCTGAATGAGTTTCGCGCCATTGATGGTACCCGCGACACCCCCAACCTGACCCGTGCCGCCAGCAAGATTAATGAGAATCTGTACGCCTCAACGGCGCTGGAGCGCGGAACGCTCAAAATAAAGAGTATGCAGATCACCTGGCTGCCGATTCAGGGGCCGGAGCAAAAGGCCGCCAAAGCCAAAGCGCTGGAATATATGAGCGCGATTTTGCGGGCGTTCACCCCGGCGTTAACCAAATCCCAGAGCCAGCAAAAACTGCAAAAGCTGCTGGCTGCCGGTAAAAACAAACGTTACTACGCCGAAACGGAAGGTGCGGTTCGCTATGTGGTGGCAGATAACGGCGAAAAGGGGCTGACCTTCGCTGTTGAACCGATTAAGCTGGCGTTATCTGATACTCTCGGCGGGGCGAATTAA
- the glpX gene encoding class II fructose-bisphosphatase gives MKRELAIEFSRVTEAAALAGYKWLGRGDKNIADGAAVHAMRIMLNQVNIDGTIVIGEGEIDEAPMLFIGEKVGTGNGDAVDIAVDPIEGTRMTAMGQANALAVLAVGDKGTFLNAPDMYMEKLIVGPGAKGVIDLNLPLAENLRNIAAALNKPLSELTVTILAKPRHDTTIAHMQQLGVRVFAIPDGDVAASILTCMPDSEVDVLYGIGGAPEGVVSAAVIRALDGDMQGRLLARHEVKGDSEENRRIGEQELARCAAMGIAANTVLRLDDMARNDNVIFSATGITKGDLLDGITRKGNMATTETLLIRGKSRTIRRIQSIHYLDRKDPDVQTHIL, from the coding sequence ATGAAACGTGAACTTGCTATCGAATTTTCCCGCGTGACCGAAGCCGCCGCTCTGGCGGGCTACAAGTGGCTTGGCCGCGGCGACAAAAATATCGCTGACGGTGCAGCCGTCCATGCCATGCGCATTATGCTTAACCAGGTCAACATTGACGGCACCATAGTGATTGGCGAAGGCGAAATCGACGAAGCGCCGATGCTGTTTATCGGCGAAAAGGTCGGCACCGGCAACGGCGATGCGGTGGATATCGCCGTCGACCCGATTGAAGGCACCCGTATGACCGCCATGGGTCAGGCTAACGCCCTGGCCGTCCTGGCCGTGGGCGACAAAGGCACCTTCCTCAACGCGCCTGATATGTATATGGAAAAGCTGATTGTCGGGCCCGGCGCTAAAGGGGTTATCGATCTCAATCTGCCGCTGGCGGAAAACCTGCGGAACATCGCCGCCGCCCTCAATAAACCGTTGAGCGAACTGACGGTCACTATCCTGGCAAAACCGCGTCACGATACGACGATTGCCCATATGCAGCAGCTGGGAGTGCGCGTGTTTGCCATCCCGGATGGCGACGTGGCGGCCTCTATCCTCACCTGCATGCCGGACAGCGAAGTGGACGTGCTGTACGGTATCGGTGGCGCACCGGAAGGGGTGGTTTCTGCCGCGGTGATCCGCGCCCTAGACGGCGATATGCAGGGGCGTCTGCTGGCTCGCCATGAAGTGAAAGGCGACAGCGAAGAGAACCGCCGTATCGGTGAGCAGGAGCTGGCCCGCTGCGCCGCGATGGGCATTGCGGCCAATACCGTGCTGCGTCTGGATGATATGGCGCGCAACGACAACGTCATCTTCTCGGCTACCGGTATCACCAAGGGCGATCTGCTGGACGGTATCACCCGCAAAGGCAATATGGCCACCACCGAAACGCTGCTGATCCGCGGTAAATCACGCACCATTCGACGCATCCAGTCGATTCACTATCTCGACCGCAAAGATCCGGACGTGCAGACCCACATTCTGTAA
- the hslV gene encoding ATP-dependent protease subunit HslV — translation MTTIVSVRRNGQVVIAGDGQATLGNTVMKGNVKKVRRLYNDKVIAGFAGGTADAFTLFELFERKLEMHQGHLVKAAVELAKDWRTDRMLRKLEALLAVADENASLIITGNGDVVQPENDLIAIGSGGPYAQAAARALLENSDLGARDIAVKALDIAGDICIYTNHFHTIEELPSKA, via the coding sequence GTGACAACAATAGTAAGTGTACGCCGTAACGGCCAGGTGGTGATTGCCGGTGATGGCCAGGCCACGCTGGGTAATACCGTCATGAAAGGCAACGTGAAAAAAGTGCGTCGTCTGTATAACGACAAAGTGATCGCCGGTTTTGCTGGCGGTACCGCTGACGCCTTCACGCTGTTTGAACTGTTTGAACGCAAACTGGAAATGCATCAGGGTCATCTGGTGAAAGCCGCCGTTGAGCTGGCGAAAGACTGGCGTACCGACCGCATGCTGCGCAAGCTCGAAGCGCTGCTGGCGGTAGCCGATGAAAATGCCTCGCTGATCATCACCGGTAACGGTGACGTGGTGCAGCCAGAAAACGACCTGATTGCTATCGGTTCCGGCGGCCCGTACGCCCAGGCTGCCGCCCGCGCGCTGTTGGAGAACTCCGACCTGGGCGCGCGCGATATCGCTGTGAAAGCGTTGGATATTGCAGGTGATATCTGCATCTACACCAACCACTTCCACACCATCGAAGAATTGCCGTCTAAGGCGTAA
- the zapB gene encoding septal ring assembly protein ZapB produces MSLEVFEKLESKVQQAIDTITLLQMEIEELKEKNNALSQEIQTAQHGREELERENHHLREQQTGWQDRLHALLGRMEEV; encoded by the coding sequence ATGTCGTTAGAAGTGTTTGAGAAACTGGAATCGAAAGTACAGCAGGCGATTGATACCATCACCCTGCTGCAGATGGAAATCGAAGAGCTGAAAGAAAAAAACAACGCGCTGTCGCAGGAAATTCAGACTGCTCAGCACGGTCGCGAAGAGCTGGAGCGTGAAAACCACCATCTGCGCGAACAGCAGACCGGCTGGCAGGATCGTCTGCATGCCCTGCTGGGACGTATGGAAGAAGTGTAA
- the rraA gene encoding ribonuclease E activity regulator RraA — protein MKYDTSELCDIYQEDVNVVEPLFSNFGGRSSFGGQIITVKCFEDNGLLYDLLEQNGRGRILLIDGGGSVRRALIDAELARLATQNEWEGLVVYGAVRQVDDLEELDIGIQAIAAIPVGAAGEGIGESDVRVNFGGVTFFSGDHLYADNTGIILSEDPLDIE, from the coding sequence ATGAAATACGATACCTCCGAGCTTTGTGACATCTACCAGGAAGATGTTAACGTCGTAGAACCGCTGTTCTCCAACTTTGGTGGACGGTCGTCATTTGGCGGACAAATCATCACGGTGAAATGTTTTGAGGATAACGGGTTGCTGTACGATCTGCTCGAACAGAACGGCCGTGGTCGCATTCTGCTGATCGATGGCGGCGGCTCCGTGCGTCGCGCATTAATCGATGCAGAACTTGCCCGTCTCGCCACGCAAAACGAGTGGGAAGGCCTTGTGGTGTACGGCGCGGTGCGTCAGGTAGACGACCTCGAAGAGCTGGATATCGGCATTCAGGCGATTGCCGCTATTCCGGTAGGTGCCGCAGGTGAAGGCATTGGCGAAAGCGACGTGCGCGTCAATTTCGGCGGGGTGACGTTCTTCTCTGGCGACCATCTGTATGCCGACAACACCGGCATTATCCTGTCGGAAGATCCGCTGGATATCGAGTAG
- the glpK gene encoding glycerol kinase GlpK: MTDKKYIVALDQGTTSSRAVVMDHDANIVSVSQREFEQIYPRPGWVEHDPMEIWASQSSTLVEVLAKADISSDEIAAIGITNQRETAIVWERETGKPIYNAIVWQCRRTADICEKLKRDGMEEYVRSATGLVVDPYFSGTKVKWILDHVEGSRERAKRGELLFGTVDTWLIWKMTQGRVHVTDYTNASRTMLFNINTLEWDDKMLDALDIPRAMLPQVRKSSEVYGQTNIGGKGGTRIPIAGIAGDQQAALFGQLCVKEGMAKNTYGTGCFMLMNTGEKAVKSEHGLLTTIACGPRGEVNYALEGAVFMAGASIQWLRDEMKLISDAFDSEYFATKVKDTNGVYVVPAFTGLGAPYWDPYARGAIFGLTRGVNSNHIIRATLESIAYQTRDVLEAMQADSGIRLHALRVDGGAVANNFLMQFQSDILGTRVERPEVREVTALGAAYLAGLAVGFWQNLDELQEKAVIEREFRPGIETTERNFRYSGWKKAVKRALAWEDHDES, encoded by the coding sequence ATGACCGACAAAAAATATATCGTTGCGCTCGACCAGGGCACGACCAGCTCCCGCGCTGTCGTTATGGATCATGACGCGAACATCGTCAGCGTGTCACAGCGCGAATTCGAGCAAATCTACCCTCGTCCAGGCTGGGTTGAACACGACCCAATGGAGATCTGGGCGTCGCAAAGCTCGACGCTGGTTGAAGTGCTGGCGAAAGCCGATATCAGTTCCGACGAGATTGCGGCGATTGGCATCACCAACCAGCGTGAAACGGCCATCGTCTGGGAACGCGAAACCGGTAAGCCTATCTATAACGCCATCGTCTGGCAGTGCCGCCGCACCGCGGATATCTGCGAGAAGCTCAAGCGCGACGGCATGGAAGAGTACGTGCGTAGCGCCACCGGCCTGGTGGTTGACCCCTACTTCTCCGGCACCAAGGTGAAGTGGATCCTCGACCACGTCGAAGGCTCCCGCGAGCGCGCTAAACGCGGCGAACTGCTGTTCGGCACCGTGGATACCTGGCTTATCTGGAAGATGACCCAGGGGCGCGTCCACGTGACCGATTACACCAACGCCTCGCGTACCATGCTGTTCAACATCAACACCCTGGAGTGGGATGACAAGATGCTGGACGCGCTGGATATCCCGCGCGCCATGCTGCCCCAGGTGCGTAAGTCGTCTGAAGTGTACGGCCAGACCAACATCGGCGGTAAAGGCGGCACCCGTATTCCGATTGCCGGGATCGCCGGGGACCAGCAGGCGGCGCTGTTTGGCCAGCTGTGCGTGAAAGAAGGGATGGCGAAAAACACCTACGGCACCGGCTGCTTCATGCTGATGAATACCGGCGAGAAGGCGGTGAAATCGGAGCATGGCCTGCTGACCACCATCGCCTGCGGCCCGCGCGGCGAGGTGAACTATGCCCTCGAAGGGGCGGTGTTTATGGCCGGGGCCTCTATCCAGTGGCTGCGCGATGAGATGAAACTGATCAGCGACGCCTTCGACTCAGAATATTTCGCTACCAAAGTGAAAGACACCAACGGGGTGTACGTGGTGCCAGCCTTTACCGGGCTGGGCGCGCCGTACTGGGATCCTTATGCCCGTGGGGCGATTTTCGGCCTGACGCGTGGGGTGAACTCTAACCACATCATCCGCGCCACGCTGGAGTCGATTGCCTATCAGACCCGTGACGTGCTGGAAGCGATGCAGGCCGACTCCGGCATTCGTCTCCACGCCCTGCGCGTGGACGGCGGTGCGGTGGCGAACAACTTCCTGATGCAGTTCCAGTCCGACATCCTGGGTACCCGCGTGGAGCGTCCGGAAGTGCGTGAAGTGACGGCCCTGGGCGCGGCTTACCTTGCCGGTCTGGCGGTTGGCTTCTGGCAGAACCTGGACGAGCTGCAGGAGAAAGCGGTGATCGAACGCGAATTCCGTCCGGGCATCGAAACCACCGAGCGTAACTTCCGCTACAGCGGCTGGAAGAAAGCGGTGAAACGCGCCCTGGCATGGGAAGATCACGACGAGTCGTAA
- the ftsN gene encoding cell division protein FtsN codes for MAQRDYVRRGQPAPSRRKKSSSRKPQRSMPAVSPAMVAIAAAVLVAFIGGLWFITHHKKEEAEALQGNKVVGNGLPPKPEERWRYIKELESRQPGVRAPTEPSAGGEVVDPTQLTNEQRQLLAQMQADMRQQPTQLNEVPWNEQTAAQRQQTLQRQRQAQQQVQQQQWAQNQTVQQPKAQPRVTEQPYQQPKLAQTQPVQQPKAQPSKQNQPYQDLLQTPAHTTAQAPKTQQAAPITKETEAPKQTAEKKDERRWMVQCGSFKGAEQAETVRAQLAFEGFDSRITTNNGWNRVVIGPVKGKDNADGTISRLKMAGHTNCIRLASGG; via the coding sequence GTGGCACAACGAGATTATGTACGTCGCGGCCAGCCGGCACCTTCGCGACGCAAAAAGAGTAGCTCACGGAAACCGCAACGCAGCATGCCTGCGGTCTCGCCTGCCATGGTCGCGATTGCGGCGGCGGTACTGGTGGCATTCATCGGCGGCCTCTGGTTCATTACGCACCATAAAAAAGAAGAAGCAGAAGCGCTGCAGGGCAATAAAGTTGTCGGCAATGGCTTGCCCCCGAAACCGGAAGAGCGCTGGCGCTATATTAAAGAGCTGGAGAGCCGTCAGCCGGGCGTACGTGCGCCGACAGAACCTTCTGCCGGTGGCGAGGTGGTGGATCCTACTCAGTTAACCAACGAACAGCGTCAGCTGCTGGCTCAGATGCAGGCCGATATGCGCCAGCAGCCTACCCAGCTCAACGAAGTGCCGTGGAATGAACAGACGGCGGCGCAGCGCCAGCAGACGCTACAGCGTCAACGCCAGGCGCAGCAACAGGTTCAGCAGCAACAGTGGGCGCAGAACCAGACGGTACAGCAGCCGAAAGCGCAGCCGCGGGTAACGGAACAGCCGTATCAGCAGCCTAAGCTCGCGCAGACGCAGCCGGTTCAGCAGCCTAAAGCGCAGCCGTCGAAGCAAAATCAGCCGTATCAGGATCTGCTGCAAACTCCGGCGCATACCACTGCTCAGGCACCGAAAACGCAGCAGGCCGCGCCGATCACCAAAGAGACCGAAGCGCCGAAGCAGACGGCGGAGAAGAAAGACGAGCGCCGCTGGATGGTGCAGTGCGGCTCCTTTAAAGGGGCAGAGCAGGCAGAAACCGTGCGGGCGCAGCTGGCGTTCGAAGGTTTTGATTCACGCATCACCACCAATAACGGCTGGAATCGCGTGGTGATTGGCCCGGTGAAAGGTAAAGACAATGCCGATGGCACCATCTCTCGTCTGAAGATGGCAGGTCACACAAACTGCATTCGACTCGCTTCCGGGGGTTGA
- the menA gene encoding 1,4-dihydroxy-2-naphthoate polyprenyltransferase, with the protein MTNISRTRAWLESLRPKTLPLAFAAIVVGTALAWWQGHFDPLVAALALITAGLLQILSNLANDYGDAVKGSDKPDRIGPLRGMQKGVITQAQMKRALIITVVLICLSGIALVLVACKTPADAVGFLVLGLLAIVAAITYTVGTRPYGYIGLGDISVLVFFGWLSVMGSWYLQAHTLIPALFLPATACGMLATAVLNINNLRDIDSDRLNGKNTLAVRLGPVNARRYHACLLMGALLCLALFNLLSLHSIWGWLFVLATPLLVKQARYVIREQSASAMPPMLERTVKGALLTNLLFVVGIVLSQTLS; encoded by the coding sequence ATGACTAACATCAGCCGTACGCGTGCCTGGCTGGAAAGCCTGCGTCCTAAAACCCTTCCTCTCGCCTTCGCCGCCATTGTGGTGGGTACGGCTCTTGCCTGGTGGCAGGGACATTTTGACCCCCTGGTGGCCGCGCTTGCGCTGATCACCGCCGGGCTACTGCAAATCCTCTCTAATCTGGCCAACGACTATGGCGATGCCGTGAAGGGCAGCGATAAGCCCGACCGTATCGGGCCGCTGCGCGGGATGCAGAAAGGAGTGATCACCCAGGCGCAGATGAAGCGGGCGCTGATTATCACCGTGGTGCTGATATGTCTCTCCGGGATTGCGCTGGTGCTGGTGGCCTGTAAAACCCCAGCGGATGCGGTTGGCTTCCTCGTGCTCGGTCTGCTGGCGATTGTCGCGGCGATCACCTATACCGTCGGCACCCGCCCTTACGGCTACATCGGACTGGGTGATATCTCGGTGCTGGTGTTCTTCGGCTGGCTGAGCGTGATGGGTAGCTGGTATCTGCAGGCGCATACCCTGATCCCTGCCCTGTTCCTGCCAGCCACCGCCTGCGGCATGCTGGCGACGGCCGTGCTGAATATTAACAATCTGCGGGATATCGACAGCGATCGGCTGAACGGGAAGAACACCCTGGCGGTGCGTCTGGGGCCGGTGAATGCCCGCCGCTACCATGCCTGCCTGCTGATGGGTGCCCTGCTCTGTCTGGCGCTGTTTAACCTGCTGTCCCTGCACAGTATCTGGGGCTGGCTGTTTGTACTCGCGACACCGCTGCTGGTGAAACAGGCGCGTTACGTGATCCGCGAGCAGAGCGCCTCGGCCATGCCGCCAATGCTGGAACGCACGGTAAAAGGGGCCCTGCTGACTAACCTGTTGTTCGTGGTCGGAATTGTGCTTAGCCAGACGCTAAGTTAG
- a CDS encoding DUF805 domain-containing protein, with the protein MTIQQWLFSFKGRIGRRDFWIWIGVWIVAMLGLFIFANNAWLNTQTAAFALVSLLWPTSAVLVKRLHDRGRSGLWALLVVLAWMLLAGNWSMLPSMLPWVVGRLIPTIIFVMIIVDLGAFVGTQGENKYGKDTIDVKYR; encoded by the coding sequence ATGACCATACAGCAGTGGTTGTTTTCATTCAAAGGGCGCATTGGACGCCGTGATTTCTGGATCTGGATTGGCGTGTGGATTGTCGCCATGCTGGGTCTGTTTATTTTTGCCAATAACGCGTGGCTGAACACCCAGACGGCGGCCTTCGCGCTGGTTTCGCTGCTGTGGCCGACGTCGGCGGTATTAGTGAAACGTCTGCACGATCGGGGGCGTTCGGGGCTGTGGGCGCTGCTGGTGGTGCTGGCGTGGATGCTGCTGGCAGGTAACTGGTCGATGCTGCCTTCCATGCTGCCGTGGGTAGTTGGCAGGCTGATCCCCACCATTATTTTTGTGATGATTATTGTCGACCTGGGCGCATTTGTGGGCACCCAGGGCGAGAATAAATACGGCAAAGATACAATCGACGTAAAGTACCGCTAA
- the hslU gene encoding HslU--HslV peptidase ATPase subunit, whose translation MSEMTPREIVSELNKHIIGQDNAKRSVAIALRNRWRRMQLDEVLRHEVTPKNILMIGPTGVGKTEIARRLAKLANAPFIKVEATKFTEVGYVGKEVDSIIRDLTDSAIKMVRVQSIEKNRYRAEEMAEERVLDVLIPPAKNNWGQAEQPAEPSAARQAFRKKLREGQLDDKEIEIDLAAAPMGVEIMSPPGMEEMTSQLQSMFQNLGGQKQKPRKLKIKDAMKLLIEEEAAKLVNPEELKQDAIDAVEQHGIVFIDEIDKICKRGESNGPDVSREGVQRDLLPLVEGCTVSTKHGMVKTDHILFIASGAFQVAKPSDLIPELQGRLPIRVELQALTTEDFERILTEPNASVTVQYKALMATEGVNIEFTEDGIKRIAQAAWQVNETTENIGARRLHTVLERLMEDISYDASDLNGQSITIDADYVSKHLDALVADEDLSRFIL comes from the coding sequence ATGTCTGAAATGACCCCACGCGAAATTGTCAGCGAACTGAACAAACACATTATTGGCCAGGATAACGCCAAGCGTTCCGTGGCGATCGCCTTGCGTAACCGCTGGCGTCGTATGCAGCTGGATGAAGTGCTGCGCCATGAAGTGACGCCAAAAAACATTCTGATGATCGGCCCAACCGGTGTCGGTAAAACCGAGATCGCTCGTCGTCTGGCTAAGCTGGCGAACGCGCCATTTATCAAAGTTGAAGCGACCAAGTTCACCGAAGTGGGCTATGTCGGGAAAGAAGTGGATTCCATCATCCGCGATCTGACCGATTCTGCGATTAAAATGGTGCGCGTCCAGTCCATCGAGAAAAACCGCTATCGCGCCGAAGAGATGGCCGAAGAGCGCGTTCTCGACGTGCTGATCCCACCGGCGAAAAATAACTGGGGCCAGGCCGAGCAACCGGCTGAGCCGTCTGCTGCACGCCAGGCGTTCCGCAAAAAACTGCGCGAAGGCCAGCTGGACGACAAAGAGATCGAGATCGATCTCGCCGCCGCGCCGATGGGCGTGGAAATTATGTCTCCGCCAGGCATGGAAGAGATGACCAGCCAGCTGCAGTCCATGTTCCAGAACCTGGGCGGGCAGAAGCAGAAGCCGCGTAAGCTGAAAATCAAAGACGCGATGAAGCTGCTGATTGAAGAAGAAGCGGCGAAACTGGTGAACCCGGAAGAGCTGAAGCAGGACGCCATCGACGCGGTTGAACAGCACGGTATCGTGTTTATCGATGAGATCGATAAAATCTGTAAGCGCGGTGAGTCCAACGGTCCGGATGTCTCCCGTGAAGGCGTACAGCGCGACCTGCTGCCGCTGGTTGAAGGCTGCACCGTCTCCACCAAGCACGGCATGGTGAAAACCGACCACATCCTGTTTATCGCTTCGGGCGCATTCCAGGTAGCGAAGCCGTCAGATCTGATCCCGGAGCTGCAGGGTCGTCTGCCTATCCGCGTTGAGCTGCAGGCGCTGACTACTGAAGACTTCGAGCGCATCCTGACCGAGCCGAACGCCTCTGTCACCGTGCAGTACAAAGCGCTGATGGCCACCGAAGGCGTGAACATCGAGTTCACCGAAGACGGTATCAAGCGTATCGCCCAGGCGGCGTGGCAGGTGAACGAAACCACCGAAAACATCGGTGCGCGTCGTCTGCATACCGTGCTGGAGCGCCTGATGGAAGACATCTCCTATGATGCGAGCGACCTGAATGGTCAAAGCATAACCATCGATGCCGACTATGTGAGTAAGCACCTTGATGCTTTAGTAGCAGATGAAGATCTGAGCCGTTTTATCTTATAA